A DNA window from Roseovarius sp. Pro17 contains the following coding sequences:
- a CDS encoding group III truncated hemoglobin, whose protein sequence is MSSPLNSEKECRQRTLAQRREAAAIIGIDEAYLLRMIHFFVARVRADKQLGRFYAAEDEGHRARQVAHMITFWLSNTLETDEYVGDLVKVHRQLEGLQREDFDHWLALFRATLDETAPTVAAANYLMVRAERVADYLETELFGKRDETTVG, encoded by the coding sequence ATGTCTAGTCCACTCAATTCCGAAAAGGAATGTCGCCAACGCACGCTTGCGCAGCGGCGCGAGGCGGCGGCGATCATCGGCATCGATGAGGCGTATCTGTTGCGGATGATCCATTTTTTCGTCGCGCGTGTGCGCGCGGACAAGCAGCTTGGCCGGTTTTACGCGGCTGAAGACGAAGGACACAGGGCTCGGCAAGTCGCGCATATGATCACATTCTGGCTATCCAACACGCTGGAAACGGACGAGTATGTTGGCGATTTGGTCAAGGTTCACCGCCAGCTTGAGGGTCTCCAGCGGGAGGATTTTGACCACTGGCTTGCGTTGTTTCGCGCCACTCTAGATGAGACGGCTCCGACTGTGGCTGCAGCTAACTATCTTATGGTCCGAGCCGAGCGCGTGGCCGACTATCTGGAAACTGAGCTCTTTGGAAAACGCGATGAGACGACGGTAGGCTAG